TCATTCACGTCGGGTTTGGCCCCGCATAGAAGCCCGAAGGCTAACGGCTCCCTATCTGCTCCAGCGGAACGATATCCATGAGGTATCGCTCGGAACTAACCTTCGCTTCATAGAGCGTTACGAGACTCCCTCGCTGCTCAAGCAAACCTTTCGCATAGTCACGGTCTGCGTTTGGCATCAGGTAGCCGAAGATGACGCCCTCTAGCAGGATCCGCGGATACTTTGCTGAGCGCTCCTTGGGGTTCTGGTGGAAGTTGACGACGCGGTATTCGTGCTCGTACCGCCAGCCCTCGTACTTAGTCAGGAATATTTTCCTGAATTGTTGCTCGTTGTTCGAGCTATCGAAATAATCGACAACGGGATACGTCGAGCTGTATTCAACTAACTCTGCATGCTGAAAAAAATCGAGAGCCTTAAACTTAAGGCACATCCCCTTATGCTTATCCGCGTAGTGATAGTACATTACTGGATCGCGCTCGCACTCAGATAAGCAGAGCACACCAACAAGGCGATCACGGATATCTGCCGCGAGCGCTTTGTGGCCTATTGCGCAAACCTCTTCAGTTAACGACGGATACTGCTTCTCATACGCGCGATACCGCGCTTTCAGCTCCTTGCCTCGCAGGCTCGGGAAGTTACGCGATACAAGTGACCGGAACACGGTGTGGCGGAACTCGTCACGTTCTTCCGGTGTGCCGCCTTCGAAACGGAATACTGGCCTACAGTCCATCGGATCGTTGAAGTCTACCGGAGCCGTAAACCATAGTGCC
This is a stretch of genomic DNA from Paraburkholderia caribensis. It encodes these proteins:
- a CDS encoding DUF2971 domain-containing protein, with protein sequence MPPDYLYKYTPLRDAADAKRNERFANLLTDSALWFTAPVDFNDPMDCRPVFRFEGGTPEERDEFRHTVFRSLVSRNFPSLRGKELKARYRAYEKQYPSLTEEVCAIGHKALAADIRDRLVGVLCLSECERDPVMYYHYADKHKGMCLKFKALDFFQHAELVEYSSTYPVVDYFDSSNNEQQFRKIFLTKYEGWRYEHEYRVVNFHQNPKERSAKYPRILLEGVIFGYLMPNADRDYAKGLLEQRGSLVTLYEAKVSSERYLMDIVPLEQIGSR